A genomic segment from Saimiri boliviensis isolate mSaiBol1 chromosome 14, mSaiBol1.pri, whole genome shotgun sequence encodes:
- the LOC120362704 gene encoding vomeronasal type-1 receptor 4-like: MFTRDLAIGMIFLSQTVFGILGNFSLLYHYLFLYFTGCRLRTSDFIVEHLIVGNILVIVSGGIPSIILSFGWIYVLNDGECKFTYYIHRVGRGVSIGSTCLLSVFQAITISPRNSKWAELKGKAPKYIGPAILLCWTLQILINIIFPLYVNGKLSNKNITNTQGLGYCSSIRQNHTTNFLFAALLSFPDMFCLGLMLCGSSSMILVLYRHKDRMRHIHRTHICPRSSPESRATKTILLLVSTFVCFYSLSCIFQIYLVLVNNSSWFLVNTAGIVAACFPVISPFLLLSRDSSAFTLCFAWIENTKAPNHTGNT, translated from the coding sequence ATGTTCACCAGGGATTTGGCCATAGGAATGATATTCTTATCACAGACTGTATTTGGAATCCTGGGGAACTTCTCTCTGCTTTATCATtatctcttcctttatttcaCTGGGTGCAGGTTGAGGACCTCAGATTTCATTGTAGAGCACCTGATTGTAGGCAACATTTTGGTCATTGTCTCCGGAGGAATCCCCTCTATAATACTGTCTTTTGGGTGGATATATGTCCTCAATGATGGGGAATGCAAATTCACTTACTATATTCACAGAGTGGGCAGGGGAGTGTCCATTGGCAGCACCTGCCTGTTGAGCGTCTTCCAGGCCATCACCATCAGTCCCAGGAACTCCAAGTGGGCAGAGCTTAAAGGGAAAGCTCCCAAGTACATTGGCCCTGCTATTTTGCTATGCTGGACCCTGCAGATActaataaatatcattttcccTCTCTATGTAAATGGAAAATTGAGCAACAAAAACATTACCAACACACAAGGTTTGGGATACTGTTCTTCTATTCGTCAGAATCATACCACAAACTTTCTGTTTGCAGCACTGCTGTCCTTCCCAGATATGTTCTGTTTGGGGCTCATGCTCTGCGGTAGCAGCTCCATGATTTTGGTCTTGTACAGGCACAAGGATCGGATGCGACACATTCACAGGACCCATATCTGCCCTAGATCTTCCCCTGAGTCCAGAGCTACTAAAACCATCCTTCTCTTGGTGAGCACCTTTGTCTGTTTTTACTCCCTCTCCTGcatctttcaaatttatttggtTCTTGTTAATAATTCCAGCTGGTTTCTGGTGAACACTGCTGGGATAGTTGCTGCATGTTTTCCAGTCATCAGCCCCTTTCTGCTCTTGAGCCGTGACTCCAGTGCATTCACACTGTGCTTTGCCTGGATAGAGAATACAAAAGCCCCCAATCATACAGGGAACACATGA